CATATTTGTAACGAATTTTCGCCAGATACGATTCATTGTATCTTTTCATAAATTTTCTGCATAAAGTATATATCCTGCCTTCATCTCCCCGGAATGAAACTTGACGGAATTGATTCAGAATACTATATGCAGACATATGCTCTCAAATTTGGATAATAATTGGTGTTTACATGTCACTTTGTGATACTTGTGTCATAGAAGAAAAATTGTATCAGTGCTGCGGCAGGCAGCCCATGACCGGTGCAGTAAAAGTACTTACCATGGTTGATGGCAGAACATTTAATGCCTGTCCAAATCTGGGAAGTGACGGTAAGTGTACAATATATGCCGGACGACCCAATGGCTGCATGGAATTCTTCTGCCAGGGATATAAGGAAAATGAATGGATGGAGCGGGGATCATAACCCCCGCTCCATATAAACGTTAATCGATGTGATTTAAATACCGCAGGAAACACCAAAGGTGGCATAAAATCGGTTGATGTCCTTGGCACCGTCTGTCCCGTAGTAGAAATCCTTGGAGGGAACTATTACATAGTGGAATCCCGCACTATATGATATAATGCCTTTTGTCACGGTTAAAGCTGTGGAAAAATCGATGTCGCTAATACCTTTCTGATTGGTGCTGTCAGCATAATAATACCCGGCCACAGCGCCCAAGTCCAGTGAAGCATCCTTCATCAGTTCAAAACCGTGGCTCACTCCCAGTTGAATATAAAAATCACTGGCATCGCCTGATTCGGTATAGTAATCATGGGTATATGTCACCGTAGGACTCAGGGGCAGCATATCAATAGTGGCTGACACATATCCTGAAAGAAATGAATAATCATTGTTCCACAGGAGATAATACCAGAGCCCTGCTCCCACTGTTACAGCATCGCCGAATGTGTAAGAATAATCGGCACCGAAATCCGTGGCGTGTAAGTCCCTGACATTTGTGCCATTATAGAAATCCCTACCGTCAAACATCCATGCATCGGACAGTTCTGCACTGACACCCAGGGATAGACCCGTATCGAGAACATTATAAGAAAGAGACGGGAAAAAAGCGCCGTCGCCTCCGTACCAGTATCCCCCTCTCCAGAGATAATCACTCATGTATTCAACACCTGCGCTGATCCCGAGACCAGCACTATCCTCTGCAGCATCCTGGGCCCGAACTTCTGATGCTGCGATAAGAACTGCTGCACACATTATGAGTATTAAACTGTTTATTGATTTTTTCATCCTTTTACTCCTTTTTATTATTTGTAGCATACTGCTGAGGACAACGGCGCATAAATAGTCTACGCAGTTGTCCTCGCATAACAGTTAGTAATTATCCTATAGCCGCTGAACCCTCTTCTCCGGTGCGTATCCGTATGCACTGGGGAAGGTCCACGACAAATATTTTACCATCGCCGATATTGCCGGTCCTGGCACCTTCAATGATGGCATCGACGGTTTTTTTGACAAAATCCTCATTCACGGCGATTTCAATTCGCACTTTCTTAAGAAGATTGACATCGATATCTACACCGCGATATGTTTCTGTATACCCTCCCTGCTGTCCGCATCCCAGTGAGTTGGTAACGGACATTTTTCTTACGTCAGCTTTAGCCAGGGCATCCTTGACGTCGGTCAGCTTATCGGGTTGAATATATGCTATTATAAGTTTCATAGTGCTGCCTCCTTACTGAGTACTGAATATCTGGAATGACGGATAAGCTTCCATACCGTGTTCGTCGATATCAAGCCCACGCAGTTCTTCTTCCCTGGAAACCCTGAGACCTATGGTTTTCTTAATAATAAAGAATATGATCCCCATGGTCACCACAACCCATGCCATGACAGAAAATACGCCCACAGCCTGGATGCCCAGCAGCTTGAAACCGCCGCCATAGAGAAGACCATTAATCCCCGCTCCGGCGAATTTTGCCTCGGCAAAGACACCCACCAGAAGGGTTCCCAGCGCGCCTGAAACACCGTGAACTGAAATAGCACCGACAGGGTCGTCAATCTTCAGTTTGAAATCTATGAACTCAACGACAACAACAACGACAAAACCGGCAATTGCGCCTATGATAATAGAACTCGTGGGAGAAACTGCCGCACAACCGGCTGTGATTGCCACCAGGCCTGCCAGTGCGCCATTCAGGCTCATACTGACATCGGGCTTGCCGTTCTTAATCCAGATAGTCATCATGGCTACAATGGCGCCTGCTGCCGCTGCCAGATTAGTATTAACGGCTATGAAGCCGATAGACAGGTTGTCACCCGCCACAGTGCTTCCCGGGTTGAAACCGAACCAGCCGAACCATAGAATAAAAACACCAAGAGATGCCAGGGGAATGTTATGCCCTGGAATGGCCTTAGGTGCTCCTGAAGGCGAGTATTTTCCTATACGGGCACCGAGGAGTATGGCTCCCATGAGAGCGGCCCATCCACCTACGGAGTGAACAACCGTTGAGCCGGCAAAGTCGATAAATCCCATTTTAGCCAGCCATCCACCGCCCCATATCCAGTGACCGGAAATGGGATAAATCACGGCACTGATAATGAGACTGTAAAGCAGATAGGCGACAAACTTTGTCCGTTCCGCCATGCTGCCCGAAACAATCGTTGCTGCCGTTGCAGCAAATACGGCCTGGAACAGCCAGTAAGCATATTCCCACAATCCGCTGGATGTTTCAGGTGAGGCTGATGAAAGCATGAATTTGCTGCTACCAATAAAGCCGGCAATGGATTCACCGTACATGAGTCCAAAACCGATAACGAAAAAAGCAATCGATCCAACGGCGAAATCCATGAGATTTTTCATGATGATATTACCGGCATTCTTGGCCCGGGTAAATCCCACCTCAACCATGGCAAATCCGGCCTGCATGAAAAAAACCAGAAATGCCGCAACCAGAGTCCAAACGACATTGATGGGCTTGATTGCCTCTTCCGCAGCTGCAGCCGGTTCAGCACTCTGTGCAAACAGAGACAGAGATAAAACCATCAGCATACCAGCTGCAAACAGTATACGTCGTGTCATTTTCATATAATCCTCCTTTTTTAAAATTTCACGATTATACTGATATATAAGGCAAGAAGCGTGCCAAAATACTTTAGTAGAGAAGTAATATCGAAAATTGGCGGGATAAAAAATGAAAGAGGAAATAATTATTGTTTTTAATGGGGATAAAAGAGAAATTGATTCTGTCGTACGGTAATTCCGGTTGAAATATAAGCCAGAAATCTTGTTTTATTTTGTTATATATAATACGGTCTTATTACTCTTTCTATTTTTTGATACTATTTTGTTCTTTTCTATCATTTTATTACAATATTGTATTTTATATTAAACTGGTATTTTTAAATCTATCCCTCATCAGGACAAATTATGAAACCATGTGCTGTTATCTTTGATCTGGACGGAACTCTCATCAATTCATTGGGTGATATTGCCGATACCATGAACCACATACTGGCGATAAACAATCTGCCGGTGCATGAAGAGGATCAATATCGCTATTTTATCGGCGATGGGCTTCAAAATCTCATCATACGATCATTGCCGGAAGATTATAGAAGTGACAAATTTGTATCAGAGATGCATCGGGCTTACGGGGTTGAATACCGGAAAAGATGTCTTTTTAAAACCAGGCCCTATCCGGGAATAGTAACCATGCTCGAGACATTATCCATGAAGGGAATAAAAATGGCTGTCCTATCGAACAAGTCCGATGAATTCACCCGATATATGGTTTCTGAGCTCTTTCCCGATAATTTTTTTTCCGCGGTCATGGGTTCCAGAAACGATACTCCGAGAAAACCTGACCCTGCAGGGGCTCTCATGCTGGCGAAACAATGCGAAATTGAACCTGCATGCTGCCTTTTCATCGGGGATTCCAATATTGATATGCGTACCGGCACAAATGCAGGAATGCTGCCGGTGGGAGTTCTCTGGGGATTCCGCACGGAGCAGGAACTCAGGGATGGCGGTGCAGGAAGTATTGTTACTCATCCAGGGGAAATAATGAGTTTTTTCC
The Spirochaetae bacterium HGW-Spirochaetae-1 DNA segment above includes these coding regions:
- a CDS encoding transcriptional regulator — protein: MKLIIAYIQPDKLTDVKDALAKADVRKMSVTNSLGCGQQGGYTETYRGVDIDVNLLKKVRIEIAVNEDFVKKTVDAIIEGARTGNIGDGKIFVVDLPQCIRIRTGEEGSAAIG
- a CDS encoding ammonium transporter, yielding MKMTRRILFAAGMLMVLSLSLFAQSAEPAAAAEEAIKPINVVWTLVAAFLVFFMQAGFAMVEVGFTRAKNAGNIIMKNLMDFAVGSIAFFVIGFGLMYGESIAGFIGSSKFMLSSASPETSSGLWEYAYWLFQAVFAATAATIVSGSMAERTKFVAYLLYSLIISAVIYPISGHWIWGGGWLAKMGFIDFAGSTVVHSVGGWAALMGAILLGARIGKYSPSGAPKAIPGHNIPLASLGVFILWFGWFGFNPGSTVAGDNLSIGFIAVNTNLAAAAGAIVAMMTIWIKNGKPDVSMSLNGALAGLVAITAGCAAVSPTSSIIIGAIAGFVVVVVVEFIDFKLKIDDPVGAISVHGVSGALGTLLVGVFAEAKFAGAGINGLLYGGGFKLLGIQAVGVFSVMAWVVVTMGIIFFIIKKTIGLRVSREEELRGLDIDEHGMEAYPSFQIFSTQ
- a CDS encoding HAD family hydrolase, which translates into the protein MKPCAVIFDLDGTLINSLGDIADTMNHILAINNLPVHEEDQYRYFIGDGLQNLIIRSLPEDYRSDKFVSEMHRAYGVEYRKRCLFKTRPYPGIVTMLETLSMKGIKMAVLSNKSDEFTRYMVSELFPDNFFSAVMGSRNDTPRKPDPAGALMLAKQCEIEPACCLFIGDSNIDMRTGTNAGMLPVGVLWGFRTEQELRDGGAGSIVTHPGEIMSFFP